A part of Meleagris gallopavo isolate NT-WF06-2002-E0010 breed Aviagen turkey brand Nicholas breeding stock chromosome 28, Turkey_5.1, whole genome shotgun sequence genomic DNA contains:
- the AVPR1B gene encoding vasopressin V1b receptor has protein sequence MEPGWDWNSSHSSQTTHSTELQSSQPPAGTPNRTLLQGRDEQLARAEVGVLAAILLVATVGNLAVLLAVCRPGRKLSRMHLFVLHLALSDLGVAFFQVLPQMLWEVTYRFVGPDLLCRLVKYLQVLSMFASTYMLMAMTLDRYVAVCHPLRALRQPSRQPCAMVGAAWLLSSLLSTPQLFIFSLREVRPGSGVLDCWADFGYPWGARAYITWTTLCIFLLPVGILTACYSLICREICKNLKGKTQSCVPVAGGLLAASPSAPCCGQKGTQCHSGQPSRVSSVRTISRAKIRTVKMTFVIVVAYVACWAPFFSMQMWSVWDEDAPDDESADAAFTITMLLASLSSCCNPCIYMFFSGRPRQDAARCLALCGCPKSAPRRQGSAGSLCSRRTTILSHGLSAAIPLHRGSGTNLSPPEEEAVTESGTL, from the exons ATGGAGCCGGGCTGGGACTGGAACAGCTCTCACAGCAGTCAGACCacgcacagcacagagctgcagagctctcagCCCCCAGCTGGGACCCCCAACCGGACCCTGCTGCAGGGTCGGGATGAACAACTGGCCAGGGCAGAGGTGGGGGTGCTGGCAGCCATCCTGCTGGTGGCCACCGTGGGCAACCTGGCCGTGCTGCTGGCCGTGTGCCGCCCTGGGAGGAAGCTGAGCCGCATGCACCTCTTTGTGCTGCACCTGGCACTCAGCGACCTGGGCGTCGCGTTCTTCCAGGTGCTGCCTCAGATGCTGTGGGAGGTGACGTACCGCTTTGTAGGGCCGGATCTGCTCTGTAGGCTGGTGAAGTACCTGCAGGTGCTCAGCATGTTCGCCTCCACCTACATGCTGATGGCCATGACGCTGGATCGCTACGTGGCCGTGTGCCACCCGCTGCGCGCCCTGCGCCAGCCCAGCCGCCAGCCCTGCGCCATGGTTGGGGCTGCGTGGCTGCTCAGCTCCTTGCTCAGCACCCCTCAACTCTTCATCTTCTCCCTCCGGGAGGTGAGGCCGGGCTCAGGGGTGCTGGATTGTTGGGCTGACTTCGGTTACCCATGGGGCGCCCGTGCCTACATCACCTGGACCACGCTGTGCATCTTCCTCCTGCCCGTCGGCATCCTCACCGCCTGCTACAGCCTCATCTGCCGTGAGATCTGCAAGAACCTCAAAGGCAAAACGCAGAGCTGCGTCCCCGTGGCAGGAGGGCTCCTTGCAGCCTCCCCCAGCGCTCCGTGCTGCGGTCAGAAGGGCACACAGTGCCACTCCGGGCAGCCCTCGCGTGTCAGCAGCGTGCGCACCATCTCCCGCGCCAAGATCCGCACGGTGAAGATGACATTTGTCATCGTGGTGGCCTACGTTGCCTGCTGGGCTCccttcttcagcatgcagatGTGGTCGGTGTGGGACGAGGATGCTCCTGATGATG AGTCCGCTGACGCAGCCTTCACCATCACCATGCTGCTGGCCagcctcagcagctgctgcaaccCCTGCATCTACATGTTCTTCAGCGGGCGCCCGCGGCAGGATGCAGCACGCTGCCTGGCCCTATGTGGCTGCCCCAAATCCGCACCACGCAGGCAGGGCTCAGCCGGCAGCCTGTGCAGCAGGAGGACCACCATCCTCAGCCATGGCCTCAGTGCTGCCATCCCCCTGCACAGGGGCAGTGGCACCAACCTCAGCCCCCCCGAGGAGGAAGCGGTGACCGAATCGGGCACACTGTAG
- the RHEX gene encoding regulator of hemoglobinization and erythroid cell expansion protein: protein MTEMEHCEWWVPVATSAVTLLLNALLLLLLYIMLSRKIDRHCCSAQVSSGPTAQPQQPPISSARGEGVQQPNYMEGSSETSSETSEDSDSSSLHPQERKTCSKENLNYTSVLFPGKGHGSGSDRNYENIKIGADYVNVDPKKKKADFWTCSSPVASKSIEYTEVKL, encoded by the exons ATGACGGAGATGGAGCACTGTGAGTG GTGGGTTCCTGTCGCCACCTCAGCTGTGACCCTGCTGCTCAacgctctgctcctgctgctgctttacaTCATGCTCAGCAGGAAAATAG acaggcactgctgcagcgCACAGGTGAGCAGTggtcccacagcacagccccagcaacCACCCATCTCTTCAGCTAGAGGGGAGGGGGTGCAACAACCAAACTATATGG AAGGGAGCAGCGAGACGTCTTCAGAGACCTCAGAGGACTCGGACAGCAGCTCTCTGCACCCACAG GAAAGGAAAACCTGCTCAAAGGAAAACCTCAACTACACATCCGTGCTGTTCCCGGGGAAAGGCCACGGCTCAGGCTCTGATAGGAACTATGAGAACATAAAGATCGGCGCTGATTACGTCAACGTGGAcccaaaaaagaagaaagcagatttttggacctgctccagccctgtggCATCCAAGTCCATCGAGTACACAGAGGTGAAGCTGTGA